From the genome of Azospirillum brasilense, one region includes:
- a CDS encoding helix-turn-helix domain-containing protein, whose amino-acid sequence MVPRTLLVVDDDPTLEVRVQDALPVCRIVAAGGVADALEAVRAHRPPVVALSVDLARLDESPREGGDGLDVLSLILGEAPSIKVIALAPRDQRVLAVRAVARGAHEVCGKPIDAQELAGVVQRAFQRADLELEGRRLATGDAPPTLRVLRDETERRALLDTLARSGGNLSATARLLGVSRPTLYSLLRQHGIRAD is encoded by the coding sequence ATGGTCCCACGCACGCTGCTTGTCGTCGATGACGATCCCACCCTGGAGGTTCGGGTCCAGGACGCCTTGCCGGTGTGCCGGATCGTGGCCGCGGGCGGCGTGGCGGACGCGCTGGAGGCGGTGCGGGCGCACCGGCCCCCGGTGGTCGCCCTGTCGGTCGATCTGGCGCGGCTCGACGAGTCGCCGCGCGAAGGCGGCGACGGTCTGGACGTCCTGTCGCTGATCCTTGGGGAGGCGCCGTCGATCAAGGTCATCGCGCTCGCCCCGCGCGACCAACGGGTGCTGGCGGTGCGCGCGGTGGCCCGCGGCGCCCACGAGGTGTGCGGCAAGCCGATCGACGCGCAGGAGCTGGCCGGGGTGGTGCAGCGCGCCTTCCAGCGCGCCGACCTGGAGCTGGAAGGGCGCCGGCTGGCCACAGGGGACGCCCCGCCGACCCTGCGCGTCCTGCGTGACGAGACGGAGCGGCGCGCCCTGCTCGACACGCTGGCCCGCTCCGGCGGCAACCTGTCGGCGACGGCCCGCCTGCTCGGGGTCAGCCGCCCGACGCTCTACAGCCTGCTGCGCCAGCACGGCATCCGCGCCGATTGA